The following proteins are co-located in the Flavobacteriales bacterium genome:
- a CDS encoding ATP synthase subunit I: MKMTDILLLMPSFLVGILVGVFFFMGLWYTTKKLMDAKHPALWALGSMVVRVAVTLVSFYLVGAGDLRKLLACLVGFILSRIFVMRITATVDRKNSSSLKETEHETQS; the protein is encoded by the coding sequence ATGAAAATGACTGATATACTGTTGCTTATGCCTTCATTTTTGGTCGGAATCCTTGTGGGTGTCTTCTTTTTCATGGGGCTTTGGTACACCACCAAAAAGTTGATGGATGCAAAGCATCCGGCCCTGTGGGCATTGGGAAGTATGGTGGTGCGCGTTGCGGTGACGTTGGTCAGCTTTTACCTTGTGGGAGCTGGCGACCTTCGCAAGCTGCTGGCCTGTTTGGTAGGGTTCATCCTATCGAGAATTTTCGTGATGCGCATTACCGCAACCGTGGACAGAAAGAACAGCTCATCTTTAAAAGAGACGGAACATGAAACTCAGTCCTGA